The Salegentibacter sp. Hel_I_6 region ATCAATCTGGCCAGCAATGAATATTTTAAAGCTATAGATACCAAAAGACTAAAAGCTGAGGTGATCTCGCCGGTTTTTAAAGATTTTAAAAACGGAAAATTAAAGATCATCAGTTTCTTCGCGAAAAAGGCCCGTGGCTCTATGGTGCGTTATATTATAGACAAAGACGTAAAAACCCTGGAAGAACTTAAAGGTTTTGATTATATGGATTACCGTTTCAGCGAAGAACACACCGAAAAGGAAAACGAGCCGGTTTTTATTCGATAGTTCTTTTCAGTTCTCGGTTGTGGGTTCTCAGTTTTCAGTGTATATTTTCCAGCCTCATCGCGAGCGAAGAATGAGTGCGGCGATCTGTGGTTGTAATTTCTCGTCACTTTGAGTTGCCGACGTTAGTCGGAAGTATCGAGAAGTGCTTTTTAGTTAAAAGTAAAAAGTGAATAGTGAAAAGTGAAGAGTTAGGGTGAAGAGAGCTGGAGTAAAGCCTTCATAATTAAAAAAGATTGCTTCAGTCGTTCCTCCTTCGCAATGACGCTGTCAATTCACAAATCTAACTACCATCTCCAAACTCTAAACTCCAAACTGACCACACAGAACAGATTGCCACGTCGGCTATGGCCTCCTCGGAATGACGAAATAAAATATTCGTGAATTCGTGGCGTTTCAGTTTAATGGGTATTTTTTACTGAATAGTTAAAAGTTATTAGTGAATAGTGAAGAGTTAGGGTGAAGAGAGCTGGAGTAAAGCCTTCATAATTAAAAAAAGATGGATTCAATCGTTCCTTCTTCGCAATGACGCTGTCAATTCACGAATCTAACTATCAACTAACCATACAGAACAGATTGCCACGTCGACTGCGTCTCCTCGCAATGACGAGTAACGCTAAACAATAAACCCCAAACAACAAACAACACAAAACTGACAACTCACAACTGAGAACCCACAACTATTCCAGAGCAGATTGCCACGTCCCGTTACCGCAGTCCTCGCAATGACGCACAACGCGAAACAATAAACCCCAAACAACAAACAACAGAACCGACAACTGCCAACCGAGAACCGACAACCGAAACAACTTTTATATAAATTTTAGCATAACAAACCACCGTTTCTTCTGAATGTTTTAATAGTTTACAGCAACAACTAACTATTGCTAACTAACTCAATTAAAAAAATGAAGATTCAAAAAGTATTGGTGGCCAATCGTGGGGAAATCGCGATTCGAATTTTTAGGGCCTGCACTGAAATAGGAATAAGAACTGTAGGTATTTTTACCTTTGAAGATCGCTACTCCCTGCACCGCTATAAGGCCGATGAATCTTACCAAATAGGCCCCGATAAAGAGCCCTTAAAACCTTACCTGGATATAGATGCGATAATCAATACCGCCAAAGAAGTAGGTGCCGATGCTATTCATCCCGGTTACGGATTTCTTTCTGAAAACGCCGATTTTGCACAAGCCTGCAAAGACAATGATATTATTTTTATTGGGCCTGAGGTTTCAGTATTAAAAAGCCTGGGCGATAAAGTCACTGCGAAAACAGTAGCGGTAAAAAATAATGTTCCGGTTATTCAAAGCAACGAAAAAGATCTGGAAAGTCTGGATATTGCCATTGAAGAAGCCAACCGAATAGGCTATCCCATAATGCTAAAAGCCGCCAGTGGTGGTGGAGGCCGTGGAATGCGAGTGCTTAGAGAAGAAGCTGAATTAAGAAAAGCTTTTTCAGAATCTAAACGCGAAGCGCTGAATGCCTTTGGCGATGATACCGTTTTTATTGAAAAATTTATTGAAAATCCGAAGCATATTGAGATCCAGATCGTGGGAGATAACCACGGGAATATGGTGCATCTCTTTGAGCGAGATTGCTCGGTACAACGTCGTTACCAGAAGGTAATCGAATTCGCACCTTCCTATAACCTTGACCAAACCACTAAGGAGAAACTTTATGAGTATGCCGTGAATATTTGTAAAGCGGTGAATTATAATAATATTGGTACAGTCGAATTTCTGGTAGATCACGATGGTAGTATTTACTTTATTGAGGTGAATCCACGAATTCAGGTGGAGCATACCGTTACCGAAGTCGTTACCGGAATAGACCTGGTTAAAGCGCAGTTGTTTATTGCCGGCGGTTATAAACTAAGCGACGAGCAGATAAAAATTAAAGATCAGGCTTCGCTAAGCACTAACGGATTTGCCCTGCAATGTAGAATTACCACCGAAGATCCCGCCAACGATTTTCAACCAGATTATGGAACCATTACGACGTATAGAAGTGCTTCAGGATTTGGAATTAGGCTTGACGCAGGGAGTTTGTATCAGGGCGTGACCATCTCGCCTTTCTTTGATTCTATGTTGGTAAAAGTTTCCGCTAGTGGAAGAACTTTAGACGGTGCCTGCCGTAAAATGCGTCGGGCTTTAGCTGAATTTAGAATTAGGGGCGTAAAAACTAATATTCCGTTTTTAGATAATATTCTTCAGCATGAAAAATTTAGGGAGGGGAGCGTAACGGTGAATTTTATCGCCAATAATCCCGATCTATTTAAACTGAAAGAAACCCGAAACCGTGCCACCAGGATGGTTGAATTTTTGGGAGATGTGGTTGTAAATGGGAATCCCGATGTAAAGGAAATAATAGAAAAACCAAAACTTATAAAAGCCGATGTTCCTGCTTTTGATCGAAATGCATCATATCCAAAAGGAACCAAAGATTTGCTTACTGAACTGGGTCCAGAAAAGTTTGCCGAATGGTTAAAGAATGAAAAGAAAATTCATTTTACCGATACCACTTTTAGAGATGCGCACCAAAGCTTGCTGGCCACCAGGATGCGAAGTACAGATATGCTGAAAGTCGCTGAAGGTTTTGCTAAAAATCATCCCGAAACCTTTAGTATGGAAGTTTGGGGAGGTGCCACTTTTGATGTGTGCCTTAGATTTTTAAAAGAAAATCCGTGGGAGCGCTTGCAATTGCTTAGAAAAGCGATGCCGAATATCTTGCTGCAAATGCTAATGAGAGGTTCTAATGGTGTAGGTTATACCGCTTATCCGGATAATTTAATCGAAAAATTTGTAGCCGAAGCCTGGGAAAACGGGGTAGATATTTTTAGGATCTTTGATTCCCTGAATTGGATGAAATCTATCGCGCCCTGTATTGAATATGTACGTAAAAATACTTCTGGCCTTGCGGAAGCTTCAATTTGCTATACCGGCGATATACTTGACAAAAACAGTAAGTATAACTTGGACTATTATCTTCAGTTGGCAAAAGATATTGAAAATGCCGGGGCACATATTTTAGCGATAAAAGATATGGCCGGACTATTAAAACCTTACGCTGCCGGCGAACTGGTTTCCGCATTAAAAGCTGAGATCAATATTCCGGTGCATTTACATACCCACGATACTTCGTCTATACAGGCGGCTACTTATTTAAAAGCCATAGAGGCCGGAGTAGATGTGGTAGATGTAGCGCTGGGTGGACTTTCCGGACTTACCTCGCAACCTAATTTCAATTCTATGGTGGAAATGACGAAATCTGGTGAACGTAAAGCCGATTTCAATATGGAGAAGCTCAATGAATATTCGCATTATTGGGAGGCGGTAAGAAAGTATTATTTCCCATTTGAAAGCGGACTTAAAGCCGGTACTGCCGATGTTTACAAACACGAAATTCCCGGTGGGCAATATTCCAACCTGAAACCACAAGCCGAATCTTTAGGCCTGGCTTCCAGGTTTCACGAGATTACCGCGATGTATTCTAAAGTGAATAAGCTCTTTGGCGATATTATTAAAGTTACTCCGAGTAGTAAGGTAGTTGGCGATATGGCGCAGTACCTGGTGAGTAATAATTTGAGTATTGAAGATGTGATGGAGAAGGGCGAAAACCTTTCTTTTCCGCAGTCGGTGGTGAATTTCTTTAAAGGCGATTTAGGGCAACCTCACGGTGGTTTTCCAGCTGAGGTGCAAAAGATCATCTTAAAAGATCAAAAACCTTATACCGATAGACCAAATGCGCATTTAGAACCTATAGATTTTGAAAAGGAGTTTAAGGAATTCTGTGATATTTTTAAAGAAGGAATGGGCCGAAAACTGGAAATGACCGATTTCCTTTCGTATAAATTATATCCAAAGGTATTTACCGAATATTTTAATCATTACCGAAAATTTGGAGAAGTAATGAATATTCCGACTCCTAATTTTTTCTACGGAATGCAACCCGGAGAAGAGATTACCGTAGAAATGGATAAAGGAAAAACTTTGCTTATCGAATTCTTATCGGTAGGAACTGCAGATGAAGATGGACTCGTAGACGCATTTTTTAAAGTAAACGGCCAGACCAGAACGGTGAAAATTCAGGATAAGTCGGTTAAGGTTGAAAAAGTGGTTCACAAAAAGATCGATAAATCGAACGATAAAGAAGTAGGAGCACCAATTCAGGGTTCTATTTCTTCAATTTTAGTCGAAAAAGGACAAAAAGTGAAAAAGAATGAACCATTATTTGTAATTGAAGCCATGAAAATGGAAACCACCATCACGGCGAATAAAGAAGGCGAAATAGATGAAATAATTCATAAAGAAGGCACCATGGTTTTTGCCGATGATTTGGTTATTAAACTTAAATAAAATGTAACCAAATTTTCGGCCTATCGAAAGTTTAACGTCAGATTTGAAGCGAAAACCACGTAAAATTTTAGGCTGTTTGAGCCAAACGGATTTTGAAGTTTAACCTATTACGCTGGCGAGTTCCTAAAATTTAGTGGTTGAGCAATAAATCTAGTTAAAGTTTCGTAAGCCTAGACTTTTTTGTTTCTTTTTTGGGCAATGCAAAAAAGAAAAGGTAAGACAGTTTTTTATTTTAAAATTTAAAGCAACAATAAACACCAAACAACAAACCCCCAAACAAAAAACCGCGAAGCGACATGTTTCACCATACACATCCTTTTAAACCTTTTATTCCCGAAAATGCTACAAAACTAATTGTAGGCACATTACCGCCTCCCAGATTTACAAAAGGGGAATTTAAGGAAGGAGATGTCAATTTCTGTTACGGCAGTCGTGACGGACTTTTATGGATCGTTTTGGATAATATTTTTGATCTCGATCTTAAATTCGAAACTACGAAAGCAGCTATAGAGCAACGCAAAGATTTTCTTGAGAAAAGAGGAATTGGTATCTGCGATATGGTAGAAAGCAGTAGGAGGGAAAAGGTTGATGCTTCCGATCTTGGGATGCAGAAGGTGGAACTTCGGGATATGGTGGGGATTTTAGAAAAACACCCAAAAATAGAGACCCTGCTTTTTACCGGTGGAAATTCCAAAAATGGCCCTGAATATTTTTTCAGAAGACATCTCAAGGAAGTTAAAAGTGATATTAGGTTAAAAGTTATTTCTAACGAGGTGCCCAGGATTCACCAGTTTGTGCTAAACGGCCGACTTATAAAAACGGTTTCTTTAACCGCTCCATCGGGTTCGGCCAATCGTGCTATTGGCAGTATGGAACTTTATAAACAATTAAAGCAAAAGGATAAAGATTTTAATACGATAGATTTTAGAGTAATGCAGTATAGAGAGTGGTTTTAAATTTAGGTGTTCATCATCACAAGTGAATTACGAGCGTGGCGATCTTTGCTAATGTTTCCTCCGTCACTTCGAGTTTCCGACGTAAGTATCGAGAAATGCTTTGTAGTTAAAAGTGAATAGTGAAGAGGTAAGAGAAGAGAATAGAGAGGCAGAATTTTTAAACCTGCAATCCGAAACAATAAGCCCCAAACAACAAACAACAAACCGACAACTCACAACCGACAACCGATTCCAAAAAGAACAGATTGCCACGTCGACTAACGCCTCCTCGCAATGACGAACTAAAATATTCGTGTATTGGTGGCGACAGTCTCATTACTATCATCGCGAGCGAGCCACACGTCATGCTGAACTCGTTTCAGCATCTAACATGATTGAAATTATAAACTTGATTTCAACTTAGACCCCGAAATAAATTCGGGGTGACGAATAAATAAACATAATATAAAAAAAGGTCAATAAAAACAAAAACCCTGAATCTAAAAGTATAAACTTTCAAATTCAGGGTTTTCAGACGTAGTCAACTTACAACTACTGTAATTCTTTCTTTTCCTGTTCGGCCATGGTGGTTGGTTTCACCTTAAATTTTTTACGTTTAGGTCTTAGCCTACCATTCGTGCCAATTGCAATTTTTCCACGTTTTGTTTTTCTATCTCCACGTCCCATAAATTATTTTTTATTCTGTTGATCTTTTATGGTCTTTTCATCGTAATCTACCTGATTGGTATCTTTATCAGTTTTTCCTGTTGGATTGGTAGGATTAGTTTGATCTTTATCTCTCGTTCTTTTATTATCTTTAATAGGACCGCCCATAATTGTCGTTTTTTAAGTTCAATTACTAAGATAAGAATTCAAAAACTTAAAACCTGCCAAGAGCATGTTAGAATTTGGTTAAACCGGCCTGATGCTTTTCACAAAATCGCCTATATTATTTTTTCCGTTAGCATTGAGGTGCTTAATAAACGCCGAACCAATAATGGCGCCTTTTGCGTATTCTGTAGCCTGGTTGAAGGTCTCTTCGTCGCTAATTCCAAAGCCTACAATTTGCGGATTTTGAAGTTTCATTGCTGAAATTCTTTTAAAATAATCCCTGGTTTCCTCACTAAATCCGGAAGTAGAACCCGTAACACTCGCGATACTTACCATATAGATGAATCCGTTGGAAACTGAATCTATAAAGCGAATACGCTCTTCAGAAGTTTGCGGCGTGATCAGGAAAATATTCTGAAGTCCGTTTTCCTCAAAAATCGACTTGTATTCTTCATTATAAACATCAACGGGTAGATCTGGAATTATAAGTCCGTCAATTCCGGTTTCAGCACATTTTTTACAGAATTTCTCTACACCATACTGAAGAATAGGATTAAAATATCCCATAATAATCAGTGGAATTTCCACAGAATCTCTAATTCCTTTAAGCTGTTCAAAGAGTCTATTGGTGGTCATTCCGCTTTTAAGCGCTTTTGTGGAACTCTCCTGAATTGTTGGACCATCAGCCAGGGGATCACTAAAAGGCAAACCGATTTCAATAAAATCTACCCCGTTTTTTTCTAAATCCTGAATAATGGAAACTGTATCTTCGGGTTCAGGATAACCGGCGGTAAAATAGATAGAAAGCATCTTTTGCTCTTCCTGAAGTTTTTTATTTATTCTGTTCATTTTCAATAATCTTATAAATCATTATCCTGAATTCATTTCAGAATCTAAGTTGTTGTCTTATTTTCTTGCCACGAATACACTAATATGTTCTTCGTCATTGCGAGGGCAGCACCGCGGCAATCCTTATTTTTACATCATTCAGTTCCGAAACTTCGAGATATTTCAGAATCTATTTGTTTTCAATTTTTTCGCCACGAATACACTAATATTTTTTATTCCTAAATTTTTAGCACTCGTAGCAATCTATATTACTGTATACGTCATTCTGAATTCATTTCAGAATCTAAGTTGTTGTCTTATTTTCTTGCCACGAATACACTAATATGTTCTTCGTCATTGCGAGGGCAGCACCGCGGCAATCTTTATTTTTACATCATTCAGTTCCGAAACTTCGAGATATTTCAGAATCTATTTGTTTTCAATTTTTTCGCCACGAATACACTAATATTTTTTATTCTTAAATTTTTAGCACTCGTAGCAATCTATATTACTGTATACGTCATTCTGAATTCATTTCAGAATCTAAGCTGATATATCAAACTCATCTTAGAACCTGAAACAAGTTCAGGTTGACGATAACTCATATTTTATTTTAAACTTTTATAATAATTCCCCCTTTGGGGGTTAGGGGGCTTTCTACAAATCAAAATAATCAATATACGTACTCAAATCTTTATCGCCACGACCCGAAAGATTGATTACTACAACATCATCTTTTTTAAATTTTCGATCTTCAAAAATCGCCAGGGCGTGAGAAGTTTCAATAGCGGGAATAATACCCTCCAGCTTTGCAAGTTCCTGGCCTGCATCCATAGCCGCTTTATCGGTTATGGAAATAAACTCCCCGCGGCCACTTCTAAATAAATTGGCGTGCATTGGGCCCACACCGGGATAGTCAAGTCCGGCAGAAATTGAATACGGCTCAGTAATTTGTCCGTCATCGGTCTGCATCAATAGCGTTTTACTGCCATGAATAATACCTTCTTTTCCCAAAGCCGAGGTCGCGGCACTTTCACCACTTTGTATACCTTTTCCGGCAGCTTCCACCGCAATAATCCCAACTTCCGGATTGTCTAAATAATGATAGTAAATTCCGGCTGCATTACTTCCTCCACCTACGCAGGCGACTACAAAATCGGGATTTTCTCGATTTTCTTTTTCTTTCAGCTGAACTTTAATTTCCTCAGAAATTACTGCCTGAAACCTTGCAACCATATCGGGGTAGGGGTGAGGACCAACCACAGAACCAATGATATAATGAGTATCCAGTGGATTGTTGATCCAATCGCGAATAGCTTCATTAGTAGCATCTTTTAAGGTGCGGCTTCCCGATTTTGCCGGAACTACTTTGGCTCCAAGCATTTTCATTCGGGCCACATTTGGGGCTTGTCGTTCAATATCAATTTCCCCCATATAAACAATACATTCAATGCCCATAAGCGCGCAAACGGTAGCCGTAGCTACACCATGCTGACCTGCGCCGGTTTCAGCGATTATTCGGTTTTTACCAAGGCGTTTAGCCATTAGAATCTGTCCTACGGTGTTATTGACTTTGTGAGCACCGGTATGGCAAAGATCTTCCCGTTTAAGGTATATTTTTGTATTGTACTTTTCGCTAAAACGTTTAGCATAATAAAGCGGTGTTGGACGCCCTACATAATCCCGCAACAGATCTTTAAATTCTTTCTGAAAAGATTCCTCTTTCATAATATCTAGGTACTGCGAACGCAATTCCTCAACATTTGGATAGAGCATTTCGGGAATAAAAGCCCCGCCAAAATCACCGTAATATCCTTTTTCGTTAGCCTGATAGCTCATTTTTATTTGTTTTATTTGAGTGCTTCGAATGCACTAATTTTTTATTAATAGTCTTCCGCCCAAATGTTTTTTAATCATACCTACAAGGTTTTGGAAACCTTGCAGGACTTCGGGTATAGTAGTTTTCGCCACGAATGCACTAATTTCTACATTGTTATTGCGAGGGCAGCGACCGTAACAATCTTTTGCGATATTCAAACAAATGATTGCTTCTCCCTATCGGGATCGCAATGACGTAGTTATTTTTAAAACCGCTTTTTAAATTCTTTTAGTTTTTCAATATTTTTAAAACCGGCTTCCTCTTCAAATTTACTATTTACATCTATGGCGTACAGCAAATTTTCTTTTCCCTTTTCCTTAAAAAATGCTTGTAATTCGTAAATAGCATCAACTTCTTCTGGTCCAA contains the following coding sequences:
- the trpA gene encoding tryptophan synthase subunit alpha, translating into MNRINKKLQEEQKMLSIYFTAGYPEPEDTVSIIQDLEKNGVDFIEIGLPFSDPLADGPTIQESSTKALKSGMTTNRLFEQLKGIRDSVEIPLIIMGYFNPILQYGVEKFCKKCAETGIDGLIIPDLPVDVYNEEYKSIFEENGLQNIFLITPQTSEERIRFIDSVSNGFIYMVSIASVTGSTSGFSEETRDYFKRISAMKLQNPQIVGFGISDEETFNQATEYAKGAIIGSAFIKHLNANGKNNIGDFVKSIRPV
- a CDS encoding uracil-DNA glycosylase family protein, whose protein sequence is MFHHTHPFKPFIPENATKLIVGTLPPPRFTKGEFKEGDVNFCYGSRDGLLWIVLDNIFDLDLKFETTKAAIEQRKDFLEKRGIGICDMVESSRREKVDASDLGMQKVELRDMVGILEKHPKIETLLFTGGNSKNGPEYFFRRHLKEVKSDIRLKVISNEVPRIHQFVLNGRLIKTVSLTAPSGSANRAIGSMELYKQLKQKDKDFNTIDFRVMQYREWF
- a CDS encoding 30S ribosomal protein THX, which encodes MGRGDRKTKRGKIAIGTNGRLRPKRKKFKVKPTTMAEQEKKELQ
- a CDS encoding pyruvate carboxylase, with amino-acid sequence MKIQKVLVANRGEIAIRIFRACTEIGIRTVGIFTFEDRYSLHRYKADESYQIGPDKEPLKPYLDIDAIINTAKEVGADAIHPGYGFLSENADFAQACKDNDIIFIGPEVSVLKSLGDKVTAKTVAVKNNVPVIQSNEKDLESLDIAIEEANRIGYPIMLKAASGGGGRGMRVLREEAELRKAFSESKREALNAFGDDTVFIEKFIENPKHIEIQIVGDNHGNMVHLFERDCSVQRRYQKVIEFAPSYNLDQTTKEKLYEYAVNICKAVNYNNIGTVEFLVDHDGSIYFIEVNPRIQVEHTVTEVVTGIDLVKAQLFIAGGYKLSDEQIKIKDQASLSTNGFALQCRITTEDPANDFQPDYGTITTYRSASGFGIRLDAGSLYQGVTISPFFDSMLVKVSASGRTLDGACRKMRRALAEFRIRGVKTNIPFLDNILQHEKFREGSVTVNFIANNPDLFKLKETRNRATRMVEFLGDVVVNGNPDVKEIIEKPKLIKADVPAFDRNASYPKGTKDLLTELGPEKFAEWLKNEKKIHFTDTTFRDAHQSLLATRMRSTDMLKVAEGFAKNHPETFSMEVWGGATFDVCLRFLKENPWERLQLLRKAMPNILLQMLMRGSNGVGYTAYPDNLIEKFVAEAWENGVDIFRIFDSLNWMKSIAPCIEYVRKNTSGLAEASICYTGDILDKNSKYNLDYYLQLAKDIENAGAHILAIKDMAGLLKPYAAGELVSALKAEINIPVHLHTHDTSSIQAATYLKAIEAGVDVVDVALGGLSGLTSQPNFNSMVEMTKSGERKADFNMEKLNEYSHYWEAVRKYYFPFESGLKAGTADVYKHEIPGGQYSNLKPQAESLGLASRFHEITAMYSKVNKLFGDIIKVTPSSKVVGDMAQYLVSNNLSIEDVMEKGENLSFPQSVVNFFKGDLGQPHGGFPAEVQKIILKDQKPYTDRPNAHLEPIDFEKEFKEFCDIFKEGMGRKLEMTDFLSYKLYPKVFTEYFNHYRKFGEVMNIPTPNFFYGMQPGEEITVEMDKGKTLLIEFLSVGTADEDGLVDAFFKVNGQTRTVKIQDKSVKVEKVVHKKIDKSNDKEVGAPIQGSISSILVEKGQKVKKNEPLFVIEAMKMETTITANKEGEIDEIIHKEGTMVFADDLVIKLK
- the trpB gene encoding tryptophan synthase subunit beta; its protein translation is MSYQANEKGYYGDFGGAFIPEMLYPNVEELRSQYLDIMKEESFQKEFKDLLRDYVGRPTPLYYAKRFSEKYNTKIYLKREDLCHTGAHKVNNTVGQILMAKRLGKNRIIAETGAGQHGVATATVCALMGIECIVYMGEIDIERQAPNVARMKMLGAKVVPAKSGSRTLKDATNEAIRDWINNPLDTHYIIGSVVGPHPYPDMVARFQAVISEEIKVQLKEKENRENPDFVVACVGGGSNAAGIYYHYLDNPEVGIIAVEAAGKGIQSGESAATSALGKEGIIHGSKTLLMQTDDGQITEPYSISAGLDYPGVGPMHANLFRSGRGEFISITDKAAMDAGQELAKLEGIIPAIETSHALAIFEDRKFKKDDVVVINLSGRGDKDLSTYIDYFDL